A stretch of Microtus pennsylvanicus isolate mMicPen1 chromosome 5, mMicPen1.hap1, whole genome shotgun sequence DNA encodes these proteins:
- the Calhm2 gene encoding calcium homeostasis modulator protein 2, which yields MAALIAENFRFLSLFFKSKDVMIFNGLVALGTVGSQELFSVVAFHCPCSPARNYLYGLTAIGVPALALFLIGVILNNHTWNLVAECQYRRAKNCSAAPNFLLLSSILGRAAVAPVTWSVISLLRGEAYVCALSEFVDPSSLTARDEGFPSAHATEILARFPCGEGPANLSGFREEVSRRLKYESQLFGWLLIGVVAILVFLTKCLKHYCSPLSYRQEAYWAQYRTNEEQLFQRTVEVHSRVLAANNVRRFFGFVALNKDDEELVAKFPVEGTQPRPQWNAITGVYLYRENQGLPLYSRLHKWAQGLAGNGTVPDNMEMALLTS from the exons ATGGCTGCCTTGATCGCAGAGAACTTCcgcttcctgtctctcttcttcaAGAGCAAGGATGTGATGATTTTCAACGGACTGGTGGCCCTGGGCACAGTGGGCAGTCAGGAGCTGTTCTCCGTGGTGGCATTCCACTGTCCCTGCTCACCTGCCCGGAACTACCTGTATGGGCTGACAGCCATTGGAGTGCCTGCACTGGCGCTCTTCCTCATCGGAGTCATCCTCAACAACCACACTTGGAACCTAGTCGCTGAGTGCCAGTACCGGAGGGCCAAGAACTGCTCCGCTGCCCCCAACTTCCTCCTCCTAAGCTCCATCCTGGGCCGTGCCGCCGTGGCCCCTGTCACCTGGTCCGTCATCTCTCTGCTACGAGGGGAGGCCTACGTCTGTGCTCTCAGTGAGTTTGTGGACCCCTCCTCGCTCACAGCTAGGGATGAAGGATTCCCCTCAGCTCACGCTACGGAGATCCTCGCCAGGTTCCCTTGTGGAGAGGGCCCTGCCAACCTGTCGGGCTTCCGAGAGGAGGTCAGCCGGAGGCTTAAATATGAGTCCCAG CTCTTTGGATGGCTGCTCATCGGTGTGGTGGCCATCCTGGTGTTCCTGACCAAGTGTCTCAAGCACTACTGCTCGCCACTCAGCTACCGCCAGGAGGCCTACTGGGCACAGTACCGCACCAACGAGGAGCAGCTGTTCCAGCGCACAGTGGAGGTGCATTCAAGGGTGCTGGCCGCCAACAATGTGCGCCGCTTCTTTGGCTTTGTGGCCCTCAACAAGGATGACGAAGAGCTGGTCGCCAAGTTCCCAGTGGAAGGCACCCAGCCACGACCACAGTGGAATGCAATCACTGGGGTCTATTTGTACCGTGAGAACCAGGGCCTCCCACTCTACAGTCGCCTACACAAGTGGGCCCAGGGCCTGGCAGGTAATGGCACAGTCCCTGACAATATGGAGATGGCCCTGCTCACCTCCTAG